A part of Cannabis sativa cultivar Pink pepper isolate KNU-18-1 chromosome 6, ASM2916894v1, whole genome shotgun sequence genomic DNA contains:
- the LOC115725049 gene encoding uncharacterized protein LOC115725049 isoform X2 produces MDANKHESDKTSSSLDVNHNLDDTDRKESDDTASTALGKGDTASTALGKDLETGQIFAPVTSDLQPSGDVSSGWQMVLHEESNRYYYWNTITGETSWEIPGVLAQASELTNNHASAITNERTENAFVGMHDPSLSIGPTFDGVSAGTHIEGSQLVDWSVAKNEAQNDTNCGNDVVNASSVNDTLGEGSSMKDVYDKLVYGMMDTEGHGSGMDLSTSLIERSESLIEKFKTVKGSDSKMQSIDCISRCILEVEIRLSDIKALSSFGSSLHEFWVHSERRIKQLEDYISGELSNISTQTQIDNKIQESSEADIGTHTHLDDKIEESSEADVSTMVNTSTISSNDRDATNAITCVHVATTTGEQVNNGAACPEELNPKQGSLAAEDDDMDVDMEVDDASAGNTAIVDASVVKESAVQPIQQTIQPAGYTSLVPGDVFSVPPPPDEEWIPPPPPDNEQIPPPPPDEPPLPIYPLPPSYPETAPTPYAEQYNLSYPNSNYEYYGQAATEIPGSNFYGQAVAPVYYDAVPVPNTYSETPQVTAVAYYDYDSSVPPAPGVSSVESSLLPREPASIGYGTLVSNHVGSVHSLVEANGNSLPSADDSNSSAVVGEIGMASLEVPSTKASTEAPIVSAKESDSVPPVEAVPATAATSTTTTATKVHAKVPRVKKRSVANAPSLRLNKKVSSLVDKWKAAKEELREDEEPENAYEMLEKKRQREIEEWKAQQIASGEAKDNANFQPLGGDWRERVKRRRAQQAKEAARKTPESSNDENPTKVVAKEEPTRKTPESRNDEIKKPVVSELSRDDDLPSGWQAYWDESSKQIYYGNLVTSETTWIKPTK; encoded by the exons ATGGATGCTAACAAACATGAATCTGATAAAACCTCTAGCTCTCTTGATGTTAACCACAACCTCGACGACACAGATAGAAAAGAAAGTGATGATACAGCCTCGACTGCCTTAGGCAAGGGTGATACAGCCTCAACCGCCTTAGGAAAGGATTTGGAAACTGGACAGATCTTTGCCCCTGTAACATCTGATTTACAACCAAGTGGagatgtgagttctggttggcaGATGGTACTGCATGAGGAAAGTAATCGGTATTATTATTGGAACACAATAACTGGAGAAACCTCATGGGAAATACCGGGAGTATTGGCTCAGGCATCTGAGTTGACCAATAATCATGCATCGGCCATCACTAATGAAAGAACCGAAAATGCTTTTGTTGGTATGCATGACCCCAGCTTGAGTATAGGTCCGACATTTGATGGTGTTTCAGCTGGAACACATATTGAAGGTTCACAATTGGTTGATTGGAGTGTAGCAAAGAATGAGGCTCAGAATGATACAAATTGTGGTAATGATGTCGTAAATGCTTCATCTGTCAATGATACTTTAGGTGAAGGTAGTTCTATGAAAGATGTTTATGACAAGTTGGTATATGGTATGATGGACACTGAAGGTCATGGTTCTGGAATGGACCTTTCTACTTCTCTTATCGAACGCAGTGAGTCTTTGATAGAGAAATTTAAGACAGTTAAAGG GTCTGACAGCAAAATGCAAAGTATTGACTGCATCTCCAGGTGTATTTTGGAAGTTGAGATTAGACTTTCTGATATTAAAGCACTTTCATCTTTTGGTTCTTCTCTGCATGAATTTTGGGTACATTCTGAAAGACGAATTAAACAACTCGAGGATTATATTAGTGGTGAACTTTCCAATATCAGTACGCAAACACAAATTGataacaagattcaagaaagcTCTGAAGCTGATATCGGTACTCATACACATCTTGATGACAAGATTGAAGAAAGCTCCGAAGCTGATGTATCTACAATGGTTAACACATCAACAATATCATCTAATGACCGCGATGCTACAAATGCCATTACTTGCGTACATGTAGCTACTACTACTGGTGAACAAGTAAATAATGGGGCAGCCTGTCCTGAGGAATTAAATCCGAAGCAAGGGTCACTTGCTGCAGAAGATGACGACATGGATGTTGACATGGAGGTTGATGATGCTTCTGCAGGCAATACTGCCATTGTCGATGCATCAGTTGTGAAGGAGTCTGCTGTGCAACCAATTCAGCAGACAATTCAGCCTGCAGGGTACACATCTCTAGTCCCAGGCGATGTGTTTAGTGTTCCACCTCCCCCAGATGAAGAGTGGATTCCCCCACCTCCACCAGATAACGAGcaaattcctccacccccaccAGACGAGCCACCTCTGCCCATATATCCTTTACCTCCATCATATCCTGAGACAGCACCAACTCCATATGCGGAACAATACAATTTATCTTATCCAAACTCCAATTATGAATATTACGGGCAAGCAGCTACAGAAATCCCGGGCAGTAACTTTTATGGGCAGGCAGTGGCACCAGTCTATTACGATGCTGTTCCTGTTCCAAATACATATTCTGAAACTCCTCAAGTCACAGCTGTTGCTTATTATGATTACGATTCTAGTGTTCCTCCTGCCCCTGGGGTTAGTAGTGTAGAGTCCTCTTTACTTCCCAGGGAGCCTGCTTCGATTGGCTATGGAACTCTCGTTTCTAATCATGTTGGATCTGTGCATTCCTTAGTTGAAGCAAACGGCAATTCATTGCCATCTGCAGATGATAGCAACAGCTCTGCTGTTGTTGGTGAGATTGGTATGGCATCTCTGGAGGTTCCTTCCACTAAAGCTTCCACCGAAGCTCCCATTGTTTCTGCAAAAGAGAGTGATTCGGTACCACCAGTTGAAGCAGTCCCTGCAACTGCTGCTACTTCCACTACCACAACAGCTACTAAGGTTCATGCTAAAG TTCCACGTGTTAAAAAGCGGTCAGTTGCTAATGCCCCGTCGTTGAGATTAAATAAGAAAGTTTCCAGTTTGGTCGACAAG TGGAAGGCAGCAAAAGAAGAGTTGCGGGAAGATGAGGAACCAGAAAACGCATATGAGATGTTAGAAAAGAAGAGACAAAGGGAAATCGAG GAATGGAAGGCGCAACAGATTGCCAGTGGAGAGGCGAAAGATAATGCTAATTTTCAGCCTCTTGGTGGTGATTG GAGGGAACGAGTGAAGCGAAGAAGAGCTCAACAAGCCAAAGAAGCTGCACGAAAAACCCCCGAGTCAAGTAACGATGAAAACCCCAccaaagtagttgccaaagaagAACCTACAAGAAAAACACCAGAGTCGAGGAATGATGAAATAAAGAAGCCTGTAGTAAGTGAACTCTCGAGGGATGATGATCTTCCATCTGGGTGGCAG GCGTACTGGGACGAATCGTCGAAACAAATTTATTATGGAAACCTTGTGACTTCAGAAACTACATGGATCAAACCAACGAAATAA
- the LOC115725049 gene encoding uncharacterized protein LOC115725049 isoform X1 codes for MGNRKERRRAAMSNTGRRVKLDLFAEPSGDLGGSNHAHNDDNNDDDGVGVGVGEDIDNKHGAGLPNSPSSSGQQPENPLLLLGQYSDDDDQEDEKLDEAAVESSLVENNNEVKGSNGEGCLDMDANKHESDKTSSSLDVNHNLDDTDRKESDDTASTALGKGDTASTALGKDLETGQIFAPVTSDLQPSGDVSSGWQMVLHEESNRYYYWNTITGETSWEIPGVLAQASELTNNHASAITNERTENAFVGMHDPSLSIGPTFDGVSAGTHIEGSQLVDWSVAKNEAQNDTNCGNDVVNASSVNDTLGEGSSMKDVYDKLVYGMMDTEGHGSGMDLSTSLIERSESLIEKFKTVKGSDSKMQSIDCISRCILEVEIRLSDIKALSSFGSSLHEFWVHSERRIKQLEDYISGELSNISTQTQIDNKIQESSEADIGTHTHLDDKIEESSEADVSTMVNTSTISSNDRDATNAITCVHVATTTGEQVNNGAACPEELNPKQGSLAAEDDDMDVDMEVDDASAGNTAIVDASVVKESAVQPIQQTIQPAGYTSLVPGDVFSVPPPPDEEWIPPPPPDNEQIPPPPPDEPPLPIYPLPPSYPETAPTPYAEQYNLSYPNSNYEYYGQAATEIPGSNFYGQAVAPVYYDAVPVPNTYSETPQVTAVAYYDYDSSVPPAPGVSSVESSLLPREPASIGYGTLVSNHVGSVHSLVEANGNSLPSADDSNSSAVVGEIGMASLEVPSTKASTEAPIVSAKESDSVPPVEAVPATAATSTTTTATKVHAKVPRVKKRSVANAPSLRLNKKVSSLVDKWKAAKEELREDEEPENAYEMLEKKRQREIEEWKAQQIASGEAKDNANFQPLGGDWRERVKRRRAQQAKEAARKTPESSNDENPTKVVAKEEPTRKTPESRNDEIKKPVVSELSRDDDLPSGWQAYWDESSKQIYYGNLVTSETTWIKPTK; via the exons GGGATTTGGGTGGCTCCAATCATGCACATAATGATgataataatgatgatgatggagTTGGAGTTGGAGTTGGAGAGGATATAGATAACAAACATGGTGCTGGGTTACCCAATTCACCATCTTCTTCAG GTCAGCAACCGGAAAATCCATTGCTCTTACTGGGGCAGTatagtgatgatgatgatcaggAGGATGAGAAACTTGATGAGGCTGCTGTGGAAAGTTCCTTGGTTGAAAATAACAATGAG GTTAAGGGATCGAATGGAGAAGGTTGTTTAGATATGGATGCTAACAAACATGAATCTGATAAAACCTCTAGCTCTCTTGATGTTAACCACAACCTCGACGACACAGATAGAAAAGAAAGTGATGATACAGCCTCGACTGCCTTAGGCAAGGGTGATACAGCCTCAACCGCCTTAGGAAAGGATTTGGAAACTGGACAGATCTTTGCCCCTGTAACATCTGATTTACAACCAAGTGGagatgtgagttctggttggcaGATGGTACTGCATGAGGAAAGTAATCGGTATTATTATTGGAACACAATAACTGGAGAAACCTCATGGGAAATACCGGGAGTATTGGCTCAGGCATCTGAGTTGACCAATAATCATGCATCGGCCATCACTAATGAAAGAACCGAAAATGCTTTTGTTGGTATGCATGACCCCAGCTTGAGTATAGGTCCGACATTTGATGGTGTTTCAGCTGGAACACATATTGAAGGTTCACAATTGGTTGATTGGAGTGTAGCAAAGAATGAGGCTCAGAATGATACAAATTGTGGTAATGATGTCGTAAATGCTTCATCTGTCAATGATACTTTAGGTGAAGGTAGTTCTATGAAAGATGTTTATGACAAGTTGGTATATGGTATGATGGACACTGAAGGTCATGGTTCTGGAATGGACCTTTCTACTTCTCTTATCGAACGCAGTGAGTCTTTGATAGAGAAATTTAAGACAGTTAAAGG GTCTGACAGCAAAATGCAAAGTATTGACTGCATCTCCAGGTGTATTTTGGAAGTTGAGATTAGACTTTCTGATATTAAAGCACTTTCATCTTTTGGTTCTTCTCTGCATGAATTTTGGGTACATTCTGAAAGACGAATTAAACAACTCGAGGATTATATTAGTGGTGAACTTTCCAATATCAGTACGCAAACACAAATTGataacaagattcaagaaagcTCTGAAGCTGATATCGGTACTCATACACATCTTGATGACAAGATTGAAGAAAGCTCCGAAGCTGATGTATCTACAATGGTTAACACATCAACAATATCATCTAATGACCGCGATGCTACAAATGCCATTACTTGCGTACATGTAGCTACTACTACTGGTGAACAAGTAAATAATGGGGCAGCCTGTCCTGAGGAATTAAATCCGAAGCAAGGGTCACTTGCTGCAGAAGATGACGACATGGATGTTGACATGGAGGTTGATGATGCTTCTGCAGGCAATACTGCCATTGTCGATGCATCAGTTGTGAAGGAGTCTGCTGTGCAACCAATTCAGCAGACAATTCAGCCTGCAGGGTACACATCTCTAGTCCCAGGCGATGTGTTTAGTGTTCCACCTCCCCCAGATGAAGAGTGGATTCCCCCACCTCCACCAGATAACGAGcaaattcctccacccccaccAGACGAGCCACCTCTGCCCATATATCCTTTACCTCCATCATATCCTGAGACAGCACCAACTCCATATGCGGAACAATACAATTTATCTTATCCAAACTCCAATTATGAATATTACGGGCAAGCAGCTACAGAAATCCCGGGCAGTAACTTTTATGGGCAGGCAGTGGCACCAGTCTATTACGATGCTGTTCCTGTTCCAAATACATATTCTGAAACTCCTCAAGTCACAGCTGTTGCTTATTATGATTACGATTCTAGTGTTCCTCCTGCCCCTGGGGTTAGTAGTGTAGAGTCCTCTTTACTTCCCAGGGAGCCTGCTTCGATTGGCTATGGAACTCTCGTTTCTAATCATGTTGGATCTGTGCATTCCTTAGTTGAAGCAAACGGCAATTCATTGCCATCTGCAGATGATAGCAACAGCTCTGCTGTTGTTGGTGAGATTGGTATGGCATCTCTGGAGGTTCCTTCCACTAAAGCTTCCACCGAAGCTCCCATTGTTTCTGCAAAAGAGAGTGATTCGGTACCACCAGTTGAAGCAGTCCCTGCAACTGCTGCTACTTCCACTACCACAACAGCTACTAAGGTTCATGCTAAAG TTCCACGTGTTAAAAAGCGGTCAGTTGCTAATGCCCCGTCGTTGAGATTAAATAAGAAAGTTTCCAGTTTGGTCGACAAG TGGAAGGCAGCAAAAGAAGAGTTGCGGGAAGATGAGGAACCAGAAAACGCATATGAGATGTTAGAAAAGAAGAGACAAAGGGAAATCGAG GAATGGAAGGCGCAACAGATTGCCAGTGGAGAGGCGAAAGATAATGCTAATTTTCAGCCTCTTGGTGGTGATTG GAGGGAACGAGTGAAGCGAAGAAGAGCTCAACAAGCCAAAGAAGCTGCACGAAAAACCCCCGAGTCAAGTAACGATGAAAACCCCAccaaagtagttgccaaagaagAACCTACAAGAAAAACACCAGAGTCGAGGAATGATGAAATAAAGAAGCCTGTAGTAAGTGAACTCTCGAGGGATGATGATCTTCCATCTGGGTGGCAG GCGTACTGGGACGAATCGTCGAAACAAATTTATTATGGAAACCTTGTGACTTCAGAAACTACATGGATCAAACCAACGAAATAA
- the LOC115724442 gene encoding protein YELLOW LEAF 1, choloroplastic, with protein sequence MSMLTTAASSVISVPLSPPPVGCGGRSKLMESGLGRACFRFQPLPTKCLQAKSLQLGPAQPGTSKSAKLSTRRQSSSVICSAASSARCASEQTQTVTRQAPTMTHMPTKEKLPDLDDGGTGLPPRDDGDGGGGGGGGGGNWSGGFFFFGFLLFLGFLKDKESEGPYQEDRRR encoded by the exons ATGTCGATGCTTACTACAGCTGCAAGCTCTGTTATCAGTGTTCCTCTATCACCACCACCAG TGGGATGTGGGGGACGAAGTAAGCTTATGGAATCTGGTTTAGGAAGAGCCTGCTTTCGGTTTCAACCATTGCCAACAAAATGTTTACAAGCTAAGAGTCTTCAGTTAGGACCAGCTCAGCCTGGAACAAGTAAATCAGCCAAGCTTTCTACTCGAAGGCAGTCTAGTTCGGTCATATGCTCTGCTGCTTCT AGTGCTCGGTGTGCTTCAGAGCAAACTCAGACGGTTACTAGGCAAGCTCCAACAATGACTCACATGCCAA CAAAGGAGAAGCTACCGGATCTCGATGATGGTGGGACTGGACTTCCACCACGTGATGATGGTGATGGTGGAGGTGGGGGTGGCGGCGGTGGAGGCAACTGGTCTGGTGGATTCTTCTTCTTCGGTTTTCTTCTTTTCCTCGGATTCTTGAAGGACAAAGAGAGTGAGGGACCATACCAAGAAGACaggagaagataa